The Poseidonibacter lekithochrous region ATCATAACCTTGAAGTAATGGATATGTAAACTCACTTACTGCTATTGGTGTATTTGTAGAATATCTTTTTGAGAAATCATCTCTTTCTAACATTCTAGCTACTGTTAAGTTTGATGCCAATGCAATTAATCCACCAGTACCTAGTTCTTTTAACCACTTAGAGTTAAACATAACTTCAGTTTTTGCAGGATCTAAGATTTTGAATACTTGTTCTTTATAAGATTGAGCATTATCTAAAACATCTTGTTCACTTAAAACTTTTCTAGTTTCACTTTTACCTGTTGGGTCACCAATAGTTGCTGTGAAATCTCCAATTAAAAATTGAACAATTCCTCCAAATCTTTGGAATGTTGCTAATTTTTGAATTAGTACTGTATGTCCTAAGTGTAAATCAGGTGCAGTTGGATCAAATCCAGCTTTTACATAGAAGTTTTCACCTGTTTCATAATATCTAGTAATTAATTTCTCAATTGCTTCGATATCAATTATTTCTGATGTTCCTCTTTGTATTTCATTTAATGCTTCTTGAACTTTCTTTTCCATTAACTTCATCTATCCTTTTACCTAATTTTTATATGCATCTTTTTTTGAAAAGAATTCTATAACTTTTACTTTTTTTTCTACTAATTTTCTAACTTCATCTATATTTGATTTATTTATTTCAAATTCTATATCACAATATTGTCGATATGAATGTTTTTGTCTACCATAATCTACAGATAAAATATAACCTGCATATTGTGACATATATGTTAATAATCTTGCTAATTCACCTTTTGTATTTGGTAAGCTAACAACCATCTTGTATTGGTACAATGTGTCCTTTGTCCATTTACAAAATAGCATTTGATGTTTTGTTCTAATTTTATCATAAGCTTTATCACACATTTTATGGTGAATAATCGCTTCGTTTCCATTTCTAAATGCTACAATATCATCTCCAAATTTTGGGTGACAACAGTGGTCAAATGATACAGAATTTATACTAAAATTAGAATATATTAGAATGTTGTCAAATTTAAATTCTTTAACTTTACTAGTTAAGATTTTAAATCTAGTCATTATTCCTCTATCTCTTACTATTTTTTTCTCAATAGTTTGTTTTACATGTTTAAAATAGTCAAGAATTTGAGGTATTTTATATGGTGTATCTATTTCATGTTTTTTTGAAATTTCATTATGATATCTTGAAAAGATTGTATCAATAATATTTTTTCCATACATTACATCAATTTCTTTTTGTCTATGAGCACATAAAAGTCTTATTTGTTTTTTTGCACGAGAAGTTTTAACCATATCGTACCAAGAACATCTAGCTATTTCTTCTTCACTTGTCTCAACTGATACAATATCGGTACTTTTAAGCTCTGTTAATAGAGGTTTCTTGATTTTATTGATGTAACACGTTGTTGCTTTTTTACCAATATCAGTATGTACTGCATAGGCAAAATCGTAAGCAGTTGAACCAAGAGGTAAACTAAAAGTTTCACCTTTTGGAGAATAAACAACTATATCTTCGCCGTGTAAATCATCTTTTGTTTCTTGATAGAATTCTTCTACATTTTCATTAGAAAATTCTAGAGATTTTAACCAGTTTAAATTAGTTGTTTGTTTTGCCCCAGATTTGTATTTCCAGTGGGCTGCAATACCAAATTCTGCTACCTTATTCATCTCAAAAGATCTGATTTGAATCTCATAAATTTTAGAATTACAGAAAACAGTTGTATGTATCGTTTGGTAACCATTTTCCTTAGGTGTAGCAACATAATCTTTAAATCTAGAGATTAAAGGTTTATACTCTAAATGAATAAACCCTAACACTTTATAACAATCAATGTCATCTTCAACTAATATTCTAATTGCAAATAAATCAAGAACTTCATCAATAGAAATTCCCTTTCTTTGTAGTTTTAAATAAATAGAATAGTGATGTTTTATTCTGCTATAAATTTTAATTTTTTCCAAATCAAAACCATTTTTTTCAAGAAGCGATTTTGTTGTTGATATAAAATTATTAAATGTTAATTGAATTGCATGTTGCTGTTCTTTTAAGAAGGTATCAATTTTTTTATATTCATTTGGATAAATATAAAAAAATGCTAAATCTTCAAGAGTATTTTTAAGTGTAGAAATACCAAGTCTATTTGCAATTGGTACATAAACAACTAAAGTCTCTTCTGCAATTCTTTTTTGTTTATTAGCAGGTAATGCTGACAGTGTAAGCATATTATGTAGTCTGTCACATAATTTAACAACTAAAACTCTAACATCATCAATTGATGCAATTAACATTTTTCTAAATGTTAAAGCTGAAGATATTAGTTTTGAGTCGTTATTGCTTGATGATGGTATAAACTCATTTTCTCTAATTTCTACAATCTTAGTAAGACCGTCAACCATATGAGCAATATCATTTCCCCATCTTTGTTCAATGTAATCTAGTGAAAAATTAGTATCTTCCACAACATCATGAAGCAGGGCAGTTGCAATAATAGGTTCATCTTGTGAAAAGTGTGCAGTAATACAAGCAACAAGAATTGGATGCACGCAATAAGGTTCACCGCTTTTTCTATATTGTCCTTCGTGGGCTTCAATAATAAAGCTTATTAAGTCTTGTAATTTAGGAGTTATAGTAGTTTGATTACGAAGTTCTTCTAGAGCTTCCTCAACAGTATTGATATTTTGAATTTTGTGTATAAATGGATCCATTTTCCCCAACTTTAGTTATAAAAGCTTACGCTTTTATAACTATTCTTTATCTACAAGACCTTCGATTTTAAGTAATCCACCTGCAATTTCATCAATTGCAATGTCTGTATATTTCATGTTCTGAGTGTTTTGCTCTAATAAAGGTTTAGCACCTTTACTTAATTCATCCGCTCTTTGTCCAACAGCAATAGCTAAAATATATCTATCATTATTTACTTGCTTTAACGCTTTTGACATTCTTTCTTCTAATCTCATTAAAAATCCTTCGATAAATTTTTTATTTTACAATAGAACATTTACTATAATCACCAGTAATGATTTTTAGTAAATTTCCTTTTTCATTCATATTTGCAACAACTATAGGAAGTTTGTTGTCTTTTGCTAATGCAATAGCAGTATCATCCATAACTTTGATATGATCTTCTAATGCTTGATCGTATGAAATTGTTTCTAATTTCACAGCATCTTCAAACTTCATTGGATCTTTATTATAAATACCATCAACCTTAGTTGCTTTAATAAGCATAGTAGCTCCAATTTCTGTAGCTCTTAAAGTTGCTGCTGTATCTGTAGTAAAGTATGGGTTACCTGTACCTGCACTAAAAATTACAACTCTATTTTTTTCTAAATGTCTCATTGCTTTTCTTACAATAAACGGTTCAGCAATTTGTTCCATTTTAATAGCAGTTTGTAATCTTGCACTTAAGCCTTTATGCTCTAATGCTTCTTGCATTGCAATTCCATTGATAACAGTTCCTAACATTCCCATGTAGTCACCACTTGTTCTTTTAATAATGCCATCAGCTGCAGCTGTAACACCTCTAATAATGTTACCTCCACCAATTACGATACCAACTTCAATATTATTGTCGACTAGCTCTTTAATCTCTTCGGCAATATAATCCAAAATTTGTGTATCAATACCATAACCTTCTTCACCTGCTAATGCTTCACCAGAAAATTTTACAAGTACTCTTTTATTCATCAATAATTCCTTTACAATTTTGCGATTATATCTAAAAATTGATTAATCTTTGTTTAACATTAAATTTAACTAAGTGCCCATTCATAAAAAGGAAGTACAGATATTTCAAAGTTTTTATGAGTTATTTTCTCATCATTCGAAATTGTTATAATATTTAATTCTTTTATTTCGTATTCATCCATGACTTTATATATCTTTTTTAGTGTTGAACCCATTAAGAAAGTGTTAAAAAATGGGATGGCAACTATTGCTAAAGCTTTTGACTTAATATAAAAATCTATATTATCTAGATAGTGTAAATTTTTATATTTATTTACTAATTCTAAAAAAATCATATTTGAAAATTCATTTTTAAATTTTTTATTATGAGAAATTGCATTTAAAAAAGAGTGATTATATGAATACAATTTTTTTGTTGCTTTATCTTGGTTATATTTAGCTAAAAAATATATAGTTTTATTGGTTTCTAGTTTTTTACAAGTATCATAAAATTTATCTTTTGAAATTTTTATTTTAGATTTTAAAGTATTAAACATCTGTAATAAAGATTTTTTTTCATCAATATTTTCAAATAAAATCTTTAAAATTTCAAAATGAGTGTCATTTAATGATTGAAGTTTTAATATTTCTTGTAGTCTATGAATTTTTTTATATTCATCCACATGGAGAACTCCAGGTAAATTTCCATATTTTAAAAAAACATTAAAACTTTGAGTAATATTTTGGTGTCTATGATCATGTAATAAATATTCCTCAAAATCTAAGCCAGTTACAATTGCATTTTTATAACCTTTTAATTTTTTTTCCATATTTGTAGTAATAATTATATTTTCACAATATGGTAAATCAAATTCAAAAGAGAAGTTTTCTAAAACCAATGTCTTAATTTTCTTTTGTCTAAGAAAACTATCTAAAAACTCTTCAATTTCTAAAATATTATTTCTTGAATCTTTTATATCAATATATAGGTATTCGTCATTTTTAAATTGAGATAAATAATCATAAATTAAAAAACTTTTGCCTGTTTTTGCTGCACCTGTTATTATTGTTTTGGGGTGAGTGATTTTGATTTTTCGTTCCATGAAATTAATTTTTGAAAAATTAATTTCATAACAGGCTTCTAGTGTTTTCATTTACTGTTTATTAGTGTAATTGCTTCTTTGA contains the following coding sequences:
- a CDS encoding DNA-directed RNA polymerase subunit omega translates to MRLEERMSKALKQVNNDRYILAIAVGQRADELSKGAKPLLEQNTQNMKYTDIAIDEIAGGLLKIEGLVDKE
- a CDS encoding ATP-binding protein, whose amino-acid sequence is MKTLEACYEINFSKINFMERKIKITHPKTIITGAAKTGKSFLIYDYLSQFKNDEYLYIDIKDSRNNILEIEEFLDSFLRQKKIKTLVLENFSFEFDLPYCENIIITTNMEKKLKGYKNAIVTGLDFEEYLLHDHRHQNITQSFNVFLKYGNLPGVLHVDEYKKIHRLQEILKLQSLNDTHFEILKILFENIDEKKSLLQMFNTLKSKIKISKDKFYDTCKKLETNKTIYFLAKYNQDKATKKLYSYNHSFLNAISHNKKFKNEFSNMIFLELVNKYKNLHYLDNIDFYIKSKALAIVAIPFFNTFLMGSTLKKIYKVMDEYEIKELNIITISNDEKITHKNFEISVLPFYEWALS
- the pyrH gene encoding UMP kinase; amino-acid sequence: MNKRVLVKFSGEALAGEEGYGIDTQILDYIAEEIKELVDNNIEVGIVIGGGNIIRGVTAAADGIIKRTSGDYMGMLGTVINGIAMQEALEHKGLSARLQTAIKMEQIAEPFIVRKAMRHLEKNRVVIFSAGTGNPYFTTDTAATLRATEIGATMLIKATKVDGIYNKDPMKFEDAVKLETISYDQALEDHIKVMDDTAIALAKDNKLPIVVANMNEKGNLLKIITGDYSKCSIVK
- a CDS encoding RelA/SpoT family protein codes for the protein MDPFIHKIQNINTVEEALEELRNQTTITPKLQDLISFIIEAHEGQYRKSGEPYCVHPILVACITAHFSQDEPIIATALLHDVVEDTNFSLDYIEQRWGNDIAHMVDGLTKIVEIRENEFIPSSSNNDSKLISSALTFRKMLIASIDDVRVLVVKLCDRLHNMLTLSALPANKQKRIAEETLVVYVPIANRLGISTLKNTLEDLAFFYIYPNEYKKIDTFLKEQQHAIQLTFNNFISTTKSLLEKNGFDLEKIKIYSRIKHHYSIYLKLQRKGISIDEVLDLFAIRILVEDDIDCYKVLGFIHLEYKPLISRFKDYVATPKENGYQTIHTTVFCNSKIYEIQIRSFEMNKVAEFGIAAHWKYKSGAKQTTNLNWLKSLEFSNENVEEFYQETKDDLHGEDIVVYSPKGETFSLPLGSTAYDFAYAVHTDIGKKATTCYINKIKKPLLTELKSTDIVSVETSEEEIARCSWYDMVKTSRAKKQIRLLCAHRQKEIDVMYGKNIIDTIFSRYHNEISKKHEIDTPYKIPQILDYFKHVKQTIEKKIVRDRGIMTRFKILTSKVKEFKFDNILIYSNFSINSVSFDHCCHPKFGDDIVAFRNGNEAIIHHKMCDKAYDKIRTKHQMLFCKWTKDTLYQYKMVVSLPNTKGELARLLTYMSQYAGYILSVDYGRQKHSYRQYCDIEFEINKSNIDEVRKLVEKKVKVIEFFSKKDAYKN